ataaattgtttgcacttaagcagcacagaaataatcgaaTCTTGAAACATTAAGACACAGAAAACCATCATTCGGCCCATCCACTCCATGCTGGCTCTCTGTAGAGCAATGCAGTCAGTTCCATTCCCCGCTCGCTAGTCATATCCCTGTAAGTTTATTCCACTCTAGTGCCCATTCAGTTTAATTTTGAAAAAATTGACCATGTCTGCTTCCATCCCTCTTATTTGATCTTGGACATTAGCACTTATTCCTTAAGATGGTTTTTCACTGTATCCTTTGTCCAAAACCTTACATTTGTGTGTTCCCGTAGTTCATGTATGATCAGTGGGAATGGTTGTCTGCCTGATCTACACCTCTCAGAATCTTGTGCACCTCCATGGAATCTCCCCACAATCACCTTTACTTTGCTGAAAACAATGCCAGCTTCAGTCTAGAGAATGTCATAAGGCTATTTTCCTAAGGCATGATACCTCCGAGTTTAGAATAAGCCCAAATATGAAGCTACGTTTACAAGTAAAAAGACTTCACTGAGTTTGAAATCAGACTCATTTCTGCAAATGTAGTGTCTAGCAATAAAGGACATTCTTAGGAAGCAAAGTTGGATATTTTGAACAAACTTTAAAAAATAAAACCTATTGTGGGTGGCACGTTGTCTCAGCGGTTAGCAatgatgcctcacagcatcagagacctgggtttgattttatctacaggcaactgtctgtgtggagtttgcacattctccccgtgtctgcgtgggtttcatctgggtgctccagtttccatccagaatccaaaaatgtgcaggttagatggatttgccatgctaaattgtctatagtgtccagagatgtgacggttaggtggattagccatgggaattgcaaggttatagggatagggtagagggaagggtctgggtgagacagtcttcagagggtcggtgtggactcgatgggtcaaatggcctttagggattctatgaatgtaATATGGACTTGAATAGGTAAAGTTTCCAGGGCTTTCAGGAAAGCATGTGGTCGGGAGGGAGTGGAGCTAATTGAGCAACTCAATCAATGAGCTAACACAGGCTGTTGAGCTGAATAGTGTCCTACTGTACTGAGTGATTCAATGAAACTAAGTTCCTGCTACTGACATTGGTTACATCAAGGGTTTTCTTCACCTATAATTACAAAATCCTAGCAACCGGTGAGAATGAAGTTTCCTATTTTCTCAACCAGAGACACTTATGCTTGATTTAATTTCAGGTTTACTTACCCAGCCTGTTAAAGACCTGCAGAGGATCACTTGAGCTGCAGACTGGCTGAAATGCACTTGGCAGCTTCGAATCGTTACACAGGGTAGAAACATAAGCTTTATCATCGTCAGGCAGTCCCAGTTTGTCTGTGCCCATCAATGCCCATAACTGTTTCACATCATCCAAGGGGAATTTATAATCGCCATCCTTACAGAGACAAAAAATTGCGGCACATGTCAGTCGTACACACCAAAGTGAAATATCGCAGGATGTTTGAAATCTGACAGGAAAGgaaatcagaaaatgctgcaagTTTAGCAAATCAATGGAGAGAAACAAAGTTCACCATTCAGATTAATAACCCTGTTGCAGTTGGCAATCATTAAACAAGTGGCAGTAAAAGGAGGAAATCCTATCATTTCCAAGAAGCCTTGTACAATCTCAAGGCGTTCCAAAGCATTTTACAGCGATAGTAGTGTTTTCAAAGTGTGTTTGCTGTTATAATGCAGCAAATAGGATAACAAACATGCTTCCATCAgctgtcataaagtcatacagcacagaaacagacccttcggtacaactccTCCTCACCGATCAACTGTCATTGGAGACAGGAGCAGGGAAGCTGCTTCACAGCTTTCAGATTTTCAGGAAATGTCTTTTCTTTAAATTGGGCTGTGGATGTTTTATATACACTTTAGAAAGCTTAATGACCCAGCACcctcagccagtgcagcactccctcagcactgcagtGAAGTGTCGGCCAGGCTTATGTACTCAGGTGGGATTTCTGCCCATAATGCCTTGTTATTGTTTGACATACTGCTGTTAATTTGCAGATGAGTTAAGCCACCATCCTGGTTAAAACGTGGGAAGAATTTGGAACATTGGGTTACCAGTTCCCACAAGCCACAACCTGGTCATTTTGGCATGTtagaaaatgttttttaaaaactgcatttaaaatttaataattttgtaacagggagaggaagagggtACAACTATATTGATTTGGCGTCCAGTGCCTGACCGTAATTATCAATTGGTAAACGGTTCTTGGTTTTTGTTCGTTGAGAGTGAATGTCTGTATTCACCATACCCTTTTTATTTTTAACGATTATCTGCACACACATACCACTCTTATTTTAGGAAACGCTGGGGAGCTGGTGGAAGGACCCCCTGGCATGGGAGTTGAAACTGCAGCTTCTGCCCAGTGACGGTACCCACTACACCACCAGACATTGCATCACAGATAGGTTCACCAGGGCTTGGATCAAAGACATTCGGATGCCAAAAGGAAGCTTTGATGCTCCAATTCCGAGGCTCCAACCTGCCCTCACCACCTCCCCTGAGGACATGTTAAACAAGGATTAACTGCCCACACTTAGCTAACAaggttttcttattttaaatagAGTAATAGAATCATAAAGtacaaaacagacccttcagtccaattcattcgTGCTGACCAAGTCTCCCAAATTTCACCAATCCCATCTGTCTgcgtttggcctatatccctttaaATCTCTCCCATTCatttatttatccaaatgttcttttaaatattgcaaatgtacctcgtctatcacttcctctagcagttcattccacatatgaacctccctctgtgtgaaaaggttgcctcgcaagtcccttttaaatccccTCTCGCTCTTAAACtcatgccctttagttttggactcccctagcctggggaaaagacctttgctattcaccctatccatggccctcatgattttataaaccccctTAAAGTCACCCCGCCACCTCCAACTCTCCAGGAGAAAttgtcccaacctatccagcctttctttataactcaaaccctcgaAGTTGAAAACAACACTTTCATGAAAGAGCAAACTTGCATTTATGTGGTGCCTGTCACAGAGCATTCTGAAATAGTTCACCACCCACCAGTTCTTTTATCAAAGCTGTTTTTGTATAAACAAACAAGCCAAAAATTTTGTATGTGTGCAGTAAATGAATAGGTAGCTGGTTAGTGAGGATGTTAGTTATCAGAAGAATGGGCTTTGAGAACACATCCCCCTGTGGTTTCCGTTGTGCAATGGGATCTTTTAGATCCACTAGGAAGGGCAGACAGGGTGTTGGTTCGATGTCACAGGAACTAAATATGATGGAAAAactcagaaggtcaggcagcatctggagggggagaaagagagacagttaacattttgagtctcaTATGCCTTCATTTCAGAAACTTGTACCATTTGAAATACTAACTCTttattgatttatttatttacttatttattcatttatttattGCCACTTGCATTTTACAGTAAATAATAAAGTAAAATAcaatggcaggtgggactagattggattgggatatctggtcggcatggacgcgttggaccgaagggtctgtttccgtgctgtacatctctatgactctatgactctaataaaatGGGCAAGGGATATAACAGAGACTCCTGAGCCATCTCACCAGTGATATCTGTGCCTCCAACCATCCT
The Chiloscyllium punctatum isolate Juve2018m chromosome 16, sChiPun1.3, whole genome shotgun sequence DNA segment above includes these coding regions:
- the LOC140486862 gene encoding guanylin, with product MRTLLVIFFLTCGLSSLMANVIVQDGDYKFPLDDVKQLWALMGTDKLGLPDDDKAYVSTLCNDSKLPSAFQPVCSSSDPLQVFNRLEKLTMKADLCEICAYAACTGC